A genomic region of Zygotorulaspora mrakii chromosome 7, complete sequence contains the following coding sequences:
- the TOP1 gene encoding DNA topoisomerase 1 (similar to Saccharomyces cerevisiae TOP1 (YOL006C); ancestral locus Anc_6.32), with amino-acid sequence MTSDKREVSSDEEDTPLSQTSKRRKVSPLQDSDDDISESTPESVSSTTRSVSSTSAVDVSNDEDDIALSQVSENVKAKSSGDGKGKEKIKNKGRIETGSRSKKTKVKSESSESSESNQKKARSGIKKIKQEENSKKAGGVKKLKKEENESESTIEEKREEEVDNSYKWWEANNDDDTIKWHTLKHNGVIFPPAYEPLPSHVKLYYGNQPVDLPVKAEEVAGFFAALLESDHAKNPVFQKNFFEDFLQVLKECGGPLNGVEVKSFDKCDFSKMFAYFELQKEQKKQLSSLEKKSLRFEREKLEEPFKFCELDGRKEQVGNFRIEPPGLFRGRGAHPKTGKLKRRVYPEDVVLNLDRTAAIPPLCEGQKWGEIRHDNTVQWLAMWRENISNSFKYVRFAASSSLNGQSDFKKFEKARQLKDYIDPIRADYRKNLKNKVMLERQKAVAIYLIDVFALRAGGEKSEDEADTVGCCSLRYEHVTLKPPNTVIFDFLGKDSIRFYQEVEVDKQVFKNLTIFKRPPKQPGHQLFDRLDPSILNKYLQNYMPGLTAKVFRTYNASKTMQDQLDLIPNEGTVAEKNLKYNAANRTVAILCNHQRSVTKNHAQSVQKANDRIQELEWQKIRLKRAILELDKSQLKKRQKFFEEIDDLTKEDEASIHKRVIEREIDRCHKKFARENEKRKSENEELLTESDLEEWLAKVEDKRKLFEKELKTNEIDINNATIEKLEKQIEKLEQRIEVSCIQLKDKEENSQVSLGTSKINYIDPRLSVVFCKKYGVPIEKIFTKSLREKFKWAIESVDENWRF; translated from the coding sequence ATGACATCAGACAAAAGAGAAGTCTCTTCGGATGAAGAGGACACTCCGCTTTCGcaaacttcaaaaagaagaaaggtTTCGCCTCTCCAGGATAGCGATGATGACATCAGCGAGTCAACTCCCGAGTCAGTTAGCAGCACGACGAGAAGTGTGAGTAGCACAAGTGCGGTTGATGTCTctaatgatgaagatgacatTGCATTGTCTCAAGTGTCGGAAAATGTGAAGGCCAAGAGCAGTGGCGACGGCAAAGGCAAGGAGAAGATTAAGAACAAGGGTAGAATAGAGACTGGGAGTAGGagcaagaaaacaaaggtGAAATCCGAGTCTTCAGAGTCTTCCGAGTCCAACCAGAAGAAAGCAAGGTCTggaatcaaaaagatcaaacaagaagagAACTCAAAGAAAGCCGGCGGCgtaaagaaattgaaaaaagaggagAATGAATCCGAAAGTACAATCGAGGAAAAAagggaagaagaagttgataACAGTTATAAATGGTGGGAAGccaataatgatgatgacacAATCAAATGGCATACGTTGAAACACAACGGAGTCATCTTCCCCCCTGCTTACGAGCCTCTGCCATCTCATGTGAAATTATACTATGGTAACCAGCCAGTTGATTTGCCAGTGAAGGCGGAAGAGGTTGCAGGGTTTTTTGCAGCTCTTCTAGAATCTGATCATGCAAAGAATcctgtttttcaaaagaactTCTTCGAGGATTTCCTGCAAGTTCTCAAAGAGTGTGGAGGCCCGCTGAATGGTGTTGAAGTTAAATCATTCGATAAATGTGATTTCTCCAAGATGTTTGCTTATTTTGAACTGCAAAAggaacaaaaaaaacaattgagcTCGctggaaaagaagagtttGCGTTTTGAAAGGGAAAAACTTGAAGAGCCTTTCAAGTTTTGTGAACTAGATGGCAGGAAAGAACAAGTTGGAAATTTCAGGATTGAACCTCCGGGATTATTTCGTGGACGTGGTGCTCATCCAAAGACAGGTAAATTAAAAAGAAGGGTTTACCCAGAGGATGTTGTTTTAAATCTTGATCGAACTGCGGCTATTCCACCATTATGCGAGGGACAAAAGTGGGGAGAAATCAGGCATGATAATACTGTACAATGGCTGGCCATGTGGAGGGAGAATATTTCcaactctttcaaatatgtGAGATTTGCCGCAAGCTCATCTTTGAATGGTCAGtctgatttcaaaaaatttgaaaaggcCAGGCAACTGAAAGATTATATCGATCCTATCAGAGCAGACTATagaaaaaatctgaaaaataaggTAATGTTAGAGCGTCAGAAAGCTGTTGCCATTTATCTGATAGATGTTTTTGCACTCAGAGCAGGGGGAGAGAAATCCGAGGACGAAGCAGATACGGTTGGCTGTTGTTCTCTAAGATACGAGCATGTTACTTTAAAACCTCCTAATACTGTcatttttgactttttaGGTAAAGATTCCATTAGATTTTATCAAGAGGTCGAGGTAGATAAACaggttttcaaaaatttaacAATATTTAAAAGACCTCCAAAGCAGCCAGGTCATCAACTATTTGATCGTTTAGATCCGAGCATATTAAACAAATATTTACAGAATTATATGCCTGGCTTGACCGCTAAAGTCTTCCGTACTTACAATGCATCAAAAACAATGCAGGATCAATTGGATCTGATACCCAATGAGGGTACGGttgcagaaaaaaatctaaaGTATAATGCAGCAAATAGAACAGTGGCGATACTGTGTAACCATCAAAGGTCGGTCACTAAGAATCATGCGCAATCAGTGCAAAAAGCAAATGATAGGATTCAAGAGCTGGAATGGCAAAAGATCAGATTGAAAAGAGCAATTTTAGAATTAGATAAATCtcaactgaaaaaaagacaaaaattctttgaggAAATTGACGATTTGACCAAAGAGGATGAGGCATCAATTCATAAACGTGTCATTGAGAGAGAAATAGATAGATGTCACAAAAAGTTTGCCCGTGAGAatgagaaaagaaaatctgAAAACGAAGAGTTGCTCACAGAATCTGATCTGGAAGAATGGCTTGCAAAAGTGGAAGATAAGAGGAAGCTGTTCGAAAAGGAGCTGAAAACTAATGAAATAGATATTAATAATGCCACTATagaaaaactggaaaaacaAATAGAAAAATTAGAGCAGAGAATCGAAGTTAGCTgtattcaattgaaagataaaGAAGAGAATTCTCAAGTTTCTTTGGGTACGTCAAAAATCAACTACATCGATCCTAGACTATCTGTTGTATTCTGCAAAAAGTACGGAGTTCCCATAGAGAAAATCTTTACGAAATCACTGagagaaaaatttaaatGGGCTATAGAGTCTGTTGACGAAAACTGGAGATTTTAG
- the CDC5 gene encoding polo kinase CDC5 (similar to Saccharomyces cerevisiae CDC5 (YMR001C); ancestral locus Anc_6.31) yields the protein MSLAPLKTVNDKQLNTRPNLVHTPVKGVNGSHGVAAAPYGTTGITTATTTATTTGANIGVTGAGPDGKENYHAPTQTYFQGKKTQALHNNSNNLNNNVNPNNNNNNINNKRVEGHGGQPAQRKKKEKLSALCKTPPSLIKTRGRDYHRGHFLGEGGFARCFQIRDDSGKIFAAKTVAKLSIKTEKTRKKLLSEIQIHKSMKHVNIVQFIDCFEDETNVYILLEICPNGSLMELLKKRKVLTEPEVRFFATQICGAIKYMHSRRVIHRDLKLGNIFFDKDYNLKIGDFGLAAVLANDRERKYTVCGTPNYIAPEVLMGKHSGHSYEVDIWSIGVMLYALLVGKPPFQAKDVNTIYERIKCCDFGFPKEKPISNEAKVLIQDLLSLDPLERPSLTEVMEYVWFRGLFPAFIQSDVMTEVPHYENKLTTEESLENLKICMEKSGLIDNKGHRNQNVSSFKDSRSDQQNYQQQQKQQWSTILPDSLSPGGTKNKYKEVVDLEAQKRLNDLAREARVRKAQQATIKRDLIATSTNLIKSEISLRILASECHLTLNGILEAEAQKRMGGLPHTRLPKIKHPIVVTKWVDYSNKHGFSYQLSTEDIGVLFNNGTTVLRLADAEEFWYISYDEREGWVASHYLLAEKPRELTRHLEVVDFFAKYMRANLSRVSTFVREEYHKDDVFLRRYTRFKQFVMFELSDGTFQFNFKDHNKLAVSEGGKLLTYISPSHESLTYPLVELLKIGEIPSYPDCNLMEKLILIKEGLKQKTSIVTIEQNQH from the coding sequence ATGTCGTTAGCACCTTTGAAGACTGTAAATGATAAACAGCTTAATACCCGCCCCAACCTGGTTCATACCCCTGTAAAAGGTGTTAATGGAAGCCATGgtgttgctgctgctccATATGGGACGACAGGGATAACTACGGCGACGACAACTGCCACTACAACTGGCGCTAATATCGGTGTTACTGGCGCGGGGCCAGATGGTAAAGAAAACTACCATGCTCCTACTCAGACCTACTTCCAGGGCAAAAAGACTCAAGCTCTGCATAATAACAGTAATAACTTGAACAATAATGTTAATcctaataataataacaataatattAATAATAAAAGAGTCGAAGGTCATGGTGGTCAACCCGcacaaaggaaaaagaaggaaaaattgTCTGCTCTTTGTAAAACTCCACCTTCTTTAATAAAGACAAGAGGCAGAGATTATCATAGAGGTCACTTTCTGGGCGAAGGTGGCTTTGCTCGTTGTTTCCAGATAAGAGATGACAGTGGTAAGATATTTGCAGCAAAAACCGTTGCAAAACTATCGAtaaaaactgaaaagaCGAGGAAAAAACTCTTATCAGAGATTCAAATTCACAAAAGCATGAAGCACGTTAACATTGTACAATTTATTGACTGTTTTGAGGATGAGACCAAtgtttatattttgttAGAGATTTGTCCCAATGGATCTCTTATGGAATTattaaagaaaagaaaggttCTTACGGAACCTGAAGTCAGATTTTTCGCAACACAAATTTGTGGTGCGATAAAATATATGCATTCAAGAAGGGTTATACATAGAGATTTAAAGTTGggaaacattttttttgataaggACTACAATCTCAAGATTGGTGATTTCGGTCTAGCTGCCGTACTTGCCAATGATAGGGAACGTAAATATACAGTATGTGGTACACCAAATTATATCGCCCCTGAAGTACTAATGGGTAAGCATTCTGGACATTCATACGAAGTTGATATATGGTCCATTGGTGTAATGCTATATGCATTACTGGTTGGAAAACCGCCATTTCAAGCAAAGGATGTTAATACAATATATGAAAGGATTAAATGTTGTGATTTTGGTTTCCCAAAGGAAAAGCCAATATCAAATGAGGCGAAAGTTTTAATTCAAGACTTATTGTCATTGGATCCTCTTGAGAGACCATCATTAACCGAAGTAATGGAATATGTATGGTTTAGGGGATTGTTTCCAGCATTTATTCAATCAGATGTAATGACTGAAGTACCACATTATGAGAATAAATTGACCACGGAAGAATCTTTAGAAAATTTAAAGATTTGTATGGAAAAGTCGGGTTTAATTGATAATAAAGGTCATagaaatcaaaatgtttCTTCATTTAAAGATAGTAGATCGGATCAACAAAATTATCAGCAGcaacaaaaacaacaatGGTCTACTATTCTACCTGATTCGTTATCCCCCGGTGGgacaaaaaacaaatataaaGAGGTTGTCGATTTAGAAGCACAAAAGAGACTAAATGATCTAGCAAGAGAGGCGAGAGTACGGAAAGCTCAGCAAGCTACAATAAAGAGGGATTTAATTGCTACATCGACGAATTTAATCAAATCTGAGATATCATTGAGAATTCTCGCTAGTGAGTGTCATTTAACATTAAACGGCATATTAGAAGCAGAAGCACAAAAGAGAATGGGTGGACTGCCGCATACCAGATTACCAAAAATCAAGCATCCAATCGTGGTAACAAAATGGGTAGATTACTCAAATAAACATGGATTCTCATATCAATTATCAACAGAGGATATTGGAGTCTTGTTTAATAATGGTACTACAGTATTGAGGTTAGCCGAtgctgaagaattttggTATATAAGCTatgatgaaagagaaggTTGGGTAGCAAGTCATTATTTATTAGCAGAAAAACCAAGAGAGTTAACAAGGCATTTAGAGGTggttgatttttttgcGAAATATATGAGGGCTAACTTAAGTCGAGTCTCAACATTCGTAAGAGAAGAGTACCATAAAGATGACGTATTCTTGAGAAGATATACAAGATTTAAACAATTTGTTATGTTCGAATTAAGCGATGGAAcatttcaattcaattttaaaGATCACAACAAGTTAGCCGTTTCCGAAGGTGGTAAGCTATTGACATATATTTCTCCATCACATGAAAGTTTGACCTATCCATTGGTTGAGTTATTAAAAATTGGAGAAATTCCAAGTTATCCAGATTGTAATCTCATGGAAAAGTTAATACTTATAAAAGAAGGCTTAAAGCAAAAAACATCAATTGTTACTATAGAACAAAACCAACATTAA
- the RPB11 gene encoding DNA-directed RNA polymerase II core subunit RPB11 (similar to Saccharomyces cerevisiae RPB11 (YOL005C); ancestral locus Anc_6.30), which produces MNAPDRFELFLLGEGESKLKIEPDTKAPNAVVITFEKEDHTLGNLIRSELLNDSKVLFAAYKVEHPLFARFKMRIQTVEGYDPKDALRNACNGIINKLAVLKTNFETEWNLQTLAHDDNFGI; this is translated from the coding sequence ATGAATGCACCAGATAGATTTGAACTGTTTCTGCTAGGCGAGGGGGAGTCGAAACTAAAGATCGAGCCGGATACGAAAGCACCAAATGCGGTTGTAATAACCTTCGAGAAAGAGGATCATACACTGGGGAACCTAATTAGATCAGAGCTACTGAATGATAGCAAAGTACTATTCGCCGCATACAAAGTCGAACACCCACTGTTTGCGAGGTTTAAAATGAGAATCCAAACTGTGGAAGGATACGATCCAAAGGACGCCTTGAGAAATGCATGCAATGGTATAATCAACAAACTAGCTGTGTTAAAAACCAATTTTGAGACGGAATGGAACTTACAAACTTTGGCACATGACGATAATTTCGGCATATAG
- the SIN3 gene encoding transcriptional regulator SIN3 (similar to Saccharomyces cerevisiae SIN3 (YOL004W); ancestral locus Anc_6.29) — MSQFWNQHTPSGSSNAGSKDFQDQPNANRSGMDLSNMGVKQATGQQAVFQRPNAVSGSFDVATATGGADAASGPNSKGAGENANNNKSNANIDSSEGKMAGVGNVDIKKESKAQHFVLPSISDLSGESRGHTYTHAGHGHSHNSHPPSNTTMSGTNSASTSSTSNPMLPNQPLRLPSVATTPYGSEQVIKGLTTNDAQVSHDSNGNTSEFSKSNKPKHNISTGSTNDEMKSSGRKSTSGFSVASFDNPLPPVKQQDPTPQYQVLPQQQQQQQQQQQQQQQQQQQQQQQQQQQQQQQQVAYDSYYRPLNVKDALSYLEQVKFQFSARPDVYNHFLDIMKDFKSQAIDTPGVIERVSTLFRGFPNLIQGFNTFLPQGYRIECSANPDEPIRVTTPMGSSIVAGTTDSTLTFQNQTQRPNLQQDSSVLLQPDLSEQGSQQANLSHNSVGIPDDSAQPQVRSQLPHDYQGHLQPQSQPQSPAHPPTQAPVTSQVQGQLLFTDQQQFTDTNKKAADVEFSQAISYVNKIKNRFADQPDIYKHFLEILQIYQREQKPINEVYAQVTVLFQNAPDLLDDFKKFLPDSSATVPSQQSATQQPLHAFGMGNFYGDNETGAQQNLPPLGNFSPPTNGGPVRPYYAEPASQAVGLPPVPRPDNHMEQNMHPHVSTQGISNDGIPISDLRSPITQNGIEISQYQQQQQHVPTSEEGQYFESAVRPEIDLDPSIVPVIPEPTEPIEDSLSLIEETNFFDKAKKFIGNKQIYTEFLKILNLFSQDLLEVGELVSKVEHYLGANKELFSWFKNFVGFQDKPKHIENIVHEKHRLDLDLCEACGPSYKKLPKADTFMPCSGRDEMCWEVLNDEWVGHPVWASEDSGFIAHRKNQYEETLFKIEEERHEYDFYIESNLRTIQTLETIASKIANMTEEEKANFKLPPGLGHTSLTIYKKIIRKIYDKEKGFEIIDALHEYPAVAVPVVLKRLKQKDEEWRRAQREWNKVWRELEQKVYFKSLDHLGLTFKQADKKLLTTKQLISEISSIKVDQTNKRMHWLTPKPKSQLSYNLPDKQVLYDILALAEIFINHSATYSNPDKERLKDLLKIFISLFFSIPLHDIFSALEAKTDSSEGNGKSASVNGSDEVSKKRPREIEIPLKDVLHRANYQMLKQRANGGDDYNDSPISEGHLMDDDDKLDAEEENIRLEAKKPWLLGDLVEEANAQGKIQNRKTFNLFANTNIYVFFRHLLTLFERLYEVKQIDDEVTKEINSRKVVQFAKDLNLISQQLKDMGLDFNGADAYEQLVHLCERLIEGDIEHQWFEESLRQAYNNRAFKIYTIDKVIQALVKHAHTIMTDSKSSEIMMLFEKDRSQMDTTAKNQILYRLQVRSYMSPTENMFRIEFNRQKNNVCIQYIAVDDLTLAEPKSLEDKWKYYVTSYALSHPTEGIPQEELQIPFLERVVEDEGAFGDDEEDEVTSSKERYSPEGVSGSTLKIKINPETYALDIEPGSYDVFSRKSINKFTTNVGGEAFNKKRQRKLNIIKRYLESKNGWKKSLSSTEADVINEKLSYVKRNGTLSGFVLENKLNPGTDKFDSKQLIEDREQIQVNGILAKDYKGLPDSEERGNDTTTEDIDTEMSTALAG; from the coding sequence ATGTCTCAGTTTTGGAATCAACACACGCCCTCAGGTAGCTCGAATGCAGGGTCGAAGgattttcaagatcaaCCGAATGCAAACAGAAGCGGAATGGATCTTTCAAACATGGGAGTCAAACAGGCGACTGGTCAGCAGGCAGTGTTTCAGAGGCCCAATGCTGTTTCGGGTTCTTTTGATGTCGCAACTGCAACAGGTGGAGCAGATGCGGCAAGTGGGCCTAACAGCAAGGGCGCTGGTGAGAATGCTAATAACAACAAAAGCAATGCAAATATTGATAGCTCAGAAGGTAAAATGGCTGGTGTTGGTAACGTGGATATCAAGAAGGAAAGTAAGGCGCAGCATTTCGTTTTACCATCCATCTCAGATTTGAGTGGAGAATCACGTGGTCACACATACACTCATGCTGGACACGGCCACAGTCATAATAGTCACCCTCCATCTAATACCACAATGAGTGGTACCAATAGTGCATCTACCTCGAGTACTAGTAATCCCATGCTACCAAATCAACCTCTGAGGCTTCCCTCGGTAGCGACCACTCCATATGGCTCGGAACAGGTTATCAAAGGGTTGACCACTAATGATGCTCAAGTTTCTCATGATTCGAATGGAAATACTAGTGAATTTAGTAAAAGCAACAAACCCAAGCATAATATCAGTACCGGTAGCACCAACGATGAAATGAAGAGTTCTGGTAGAAAGAGTACATCTGGCTTTTCTGTGGCAAGTTTTGATAATCCCCTTCCTCCTGTAAAACAGCAGGATCCAACCCCACAATATCAGGTGTTGCcgcaacagcaacaacagcaacaacagcaacagcagcaacagcaacagcaacagcaacagcagcagcaacagcagcaacagcagcaacagcaacaacaagtCGCCTATGATTCTTATTATCGGCCACTCAATGTGAAAGATGCACTCTCATATTTGGAACAGgtaaaatttcaatttagTGCTAGGCCAGATGTCTataatcattttttggatattatgaaagatttcaagtCACAAGCTATAGATACCCCGGGTGTAATCGAGAGAGTTTCAACATTATTTAGAGGATTTCCGAATTTAATTCAAGGCTTTAATACATTCTTACCTCAAGGATATAGAATTGAATGTTCAGCTAACCCTGATGAACCTATTAGAGTAACGACGCCTATGGGCTCTTCAATTGTAGCTGGTACTACAGACTCGACACtcacttttcaaaatcaaacaCAAAGGCCAAACTTACAGCAAGATAGTTCGGTGCTTCTTCAACCAGATCTATCTGAACAAGGTAGTCAGCAAGCTAACTTGTCTCATAATTCTGTTGGTATACCCGATGATTCTGCTCAACCTCAGGTCCGGTCGCAACTTCCACACGATTACCAAGGCCATTTACAACCTCAATCTCAACCGCAATCTCCAGCTCATCCTCCAACCCAGGCTCCGGTTACAAGTCAGGTACAAGGCCAACTTTTATTTACCGATCAGCAACAGTTTACAGACACAAATAAGAAAGCTGCAGATGTGGAATTTAGTCAAGCCATAAGTTATGTCAATAAGATTAAGAATAGGTTTGCAGATCAACCTGATATCTATAAGCATTTCTTAGAAATATTgcaaatatatcaaagagaGCAAAAGCCAATAAACGAAGTTTATGCTCAAGTTACTgttttgtttcaaaatgCACCCGACTTGCTTGATGACTTCAAGAAGTTTTTGCCAGATTCATCCGCTACGGTTCCATCTCAGCAATCGGCCACTCAACAACCATTGCATGCATTCGGTATGGGTAATTTTTACGGAGATAATGAGACGGGTGCTCAACAGAACTTGCCACCATTAGGAAACTTTTCGCCTCCGACAAATGGTGGCCCAGTCCGCCCATATTATGCTGAACCAGCCTCGCAGGCAGTGGGGTTGCCACCGGTCCCCCGACCGGACAATCATATGGAGCAGAACATGCATCCACATGTAAGCACTCAAGGAATTTCGAACGATGGAATCCCAATCTCAGATTTGAGATCTCCGATTACACAGAATGGTATTGAAATCTCACAGtatcaacaacagcagcagcatGTACCGACAAGCGAAGAAGGTCAATACTTCGAAAGTGCTGTTAGGCCCGAAATTGATTTAGATCCAAGCATAGTCCCAGTCATTCCTGAACCTACCGAACCTATTGAAGACAGCCTTTCTTTAATCGAAGAAACTAACTTTTTTGAcaaggcaaaaaaattcatcgGCAATAAACAAATTTACAcagagtttttgaaaattctaaATCTCTTTTCACAAGATCTTTTGGAAGTCGGCGAGCTCGTATCGAAGGTTGAACACTATTTGGGTGCGAATAAGGAGCTTTTTTCTTGGTTCAAGAATTTTGTTGGTTTCCAAGATAAACCTAaacatattgaaaatattgtaCATGAAAAGCATAGGTTAGATCTTGATTTATGTGAGGCATGTGGCCCTAGCTACAAAAAACTACCTAAGGCAGACACCTTTATGCCTTGCTCGGGCAGAGATGAAATGTGTTGGGAGGTGCTGAATGACGAGTGGGTAGGCCATCCTGTCTGGGCTTCTGAAGATTCAGGGTTCATTGCACATCGTAAAAATCAGTATGAGGAGACTTTGTTCAagattgaagaagaaagacaCGAATACGATTTTTATATTGAATCAAACTTAAGGACCATACAAACATTGGAAACTATAGCCAGTAAGATAGCTAACATGACCGAAGAGGAGAAAGCTAATTTCAAGCTCCCTCCTGGATTGGGACATACATCACTCACAAtttataaaaaaattatcagAAAAATTTACGACAAAGAGAAGggttttgaaatcattgatGCTTTGCATGAGTATCCTGCCGTTGCTGTACCTGTCGTTTTAAAGAGATTGAAGCAGAAGGATGAGGAATGGAGAAGAGCTCAAAGAGAATGGAACAAAGTATGGAGGGAGTTGGAACAAAAAGTATATTTCAAATCCCTCGATCATCTGGGATTGACATTCAAGCAGGCAGATAAGAAGTTATTGACCACAAAGCAATTAATTTCTGAGATAAGCAGTATTAAGGTTGACCAGACAAATAAGAGAATGCATTGGCTGACACCAAAACCAAAAAGTCAGTTATCGTATAATCTTCCAGATAAGCAGGTGCTTTACGACATTCTGGCATTGGCagaaattttcataaatCATAGTGCTACTTATTCAAATCCTGATAAAGAGAGACTGAAGGATTTGCTGAAGATCttcatttctcttttcttttctattcCTCTgcatgatattttttctgctcTAGAGGCAAAGACGGATTCTTCTGAAGGGAATGGAAAGTCTGCATCAGTCAATGGTAGTGATGAAGTTTCTAAAAAAAGGCCTCGGGAAATTGAAATCCCTCTGAAGGACGTCCTTCACCGGGCTAATTACCAAATGTTAAAGCAGCGGGCAAACGGAGGCGACGATTACAACGACTCGCCAATTTCTGAAGGCCATTTAATGGATGACGATGACAAGCTGGACgcagaagaggaaaatatCAGACTAGAAGCAAAAAAGCCTTGGTTACTTGGAGATTTAGTTGAAGAGGCAAATGCACAAGggaaaattcaaaatcgtAAGACTTTCAACCTTTTTGCAAATACGAACATATATGTATTTTTCCGTCATTTATTGACGCTCTTCGAACGGCTTTACGAAGTAAAGCAGATTGACGACGAAGTTACCAAAGAAATCAATAGCAGAAAGGTTGTTCAGTTCGCAAAAGATTTGAACTTAATTTCccaacaattgaaagatatggGTTTAGACTTCAATGGCGCAGATGCCTACGAGCAATTGGTTCACTTATGTGAACGCTTAATTGAAGGTGATATTGAGCATCAATGGTTTGAAGAAAGCTTACGTCAAGCATATAATAATAGGgcattcaaaatatacACCATAGACAAAGTTATTCAAGCCTTGGTGAAACATGCACATACGATAATGACCGACTCAAAGAGTTCCGAGATAATGATGTTGTTCGAAAAAGACAGATCACAAATGGATACCACTGCAAAGAATCAGATATTGTATCGTCTGCAAGTACGCTCTTATATGTCACCTACAGAAAACATGTTTCGCATTGAATTCAACCGCCAAAAGAATAACGTCTGTATTCAATACATAGCTGTTGACGATTTGACTTTAGCGGAACCAAAGTCATTAGAAGATAAGTGGAAGTATTATGTCACTTCTTATGCTTTATCTCATCCTACTGAAGGAATACCACAGGAAGAATTGCAGATTCCATTTTTAGAAAGAGTCGTCGAAGATGAAGGGGCATTTGGagatgatgaggaagacGAAGTGACATCCTCTAAAGAAAGATATTCCCCAGAAGGAGTATCAGGCTCCACCCTTAAAATTAAAATCAATCCAGAAACATATGCTTTGGACATTGAGCCTGGTTCTTATGATGTGTTTTCAAGGAAATCGATCAACAAATTCACCACAAACGTGGGAGGAGAAGCATTCAATaagaaaagacaaagaaagCTAAATATTATAAAGAGGTACTTGGAAAGCAAAAATGGATGGAAGAAGTCTCTATCCAGCACAGAGGCAGATGttataaatgaaaaattatcgTATGTCAAACGAAATGGTACACTTAGCGGCTTCGTGCTGGAAAACAAACTTAACCCGGGTACAGATAAGTTCGACTCGAAGCAACTAATTGAAGATAGAGAGCAAATTCAGGTTAATGGAATTTTGGCAAAAGATTATAAAGGTTTGCCGGATAGTGAAGAAAGAGGTAATGACACAACTACTGAGGATATCGATACTGAGATGTCAACAGCACTGGCTGGTTAA